One Myxococcota bacterium DNA segment encodes these proteins:
- a CDS encoding polyphenol oxidase family protein, producing MLTKFQNRFELLPENAYLAKQVHGTHALRVHASDSQAMIAGTEADALWTTDADVLLAVKTADCGPVLLWHKDGQCAVAIHAGWKGVVANIVGKTLSEVRRETGLSMADFHAQIGPCLSFDRFEIGPEVASQVSEKFLKSGVGDRSYLDLKGLIRSQLEEAGVVNIEVSENCTLSEPKSYFSNRRGDLGRQYSLVSL from the coding sequence ATGCTAACCAAGTTTCAAAATCGATTCGAACTGTTGCCGGAAAATGCTTATTTAGCCAAACAGGTTCATGGAACGCATGCCCTGCGTGTCCACGCGAGCGATTCTCAGGCCATGATTGCCGGCACTGAGGCAGATGCTCTTTGGACAACGGATGCGGATGTTTTATTAGCTGTCAAAACCGCTGATTGCGGCCCGGTGCTTTTGTGGCACAAAGATGGGCAGTGCGCAGTAGCGATTCATGCGGGCTGGAAAGGTGTTGTTGCCAATATTGTTGGTAAGACGCTTTCAGAAGTGAGGCGCGAAACGGGCCTGTCTATGGCAGATTTTCATGCTCAAATCGGCCCTTGCTTGAGCTTTGATCGATTCGAGATTGGCCCTGAAGTGGCTAGCCAAGTTTCGGAAAAGTTTCTGAAGTCTGGCGTGGGGGACCGTTCGTATTTGGATTTAAAAGGGCTGATTAGATCTCAACTAGAAGAAGCTGGCGTGGTCAACATCGAAGTCTCAGAAAACTGCACCCTTTCGGAGCCGAAGTCTTACTTTTCAAATAGACGCGGCGATTTAGGTCGTCAGTATTCTTTGGTAAGTCTGTAA
- the recA gene encoding recombinase RecA: MSKNNIKDESQIKERMKSLELAVSSIEKQFGKGSIMRLGSDEALVADTETISTGSLGLDMALGVGGYPKGRVIEIYGPESSGKTTLTLHAIAEVQKKGGTAAFIDAEHALDVNYARKLGVRTEDLLISQPDTGEQALEIADMLVRSGAVDLVVVDSVAALVPKAEIEGEMGDSHMGLQARLMSQALRKLTGTISRSGTTIIFINQLRMKIGVMFGSPETTTGGNALKFYASVRLDIRRIGAIKNGEQMIGNRTRVKVVKNKVAPPFREVEFDILYGQGILKEGEIIDLGVDLNIIDKSGSWLSYGGQKIGQGRDNARAYFAENPAMLAEIEAKIRAQHVTANTPKPKANGAGPVEALA, translated from the coding sequence ATGAGCAAAAATAATATCAAAGATGAATCCCAAATCAAAGAGCGCATGAAGTCGCTTGAACTTGCAGTTTCCAGCATTGAAAAACAATTCGGCAAAGGCTCCATCATGCGTCTCGGTAGCGATGAAGCATTGGTAGCAGACACCGAAACCATTTCTACAGGCTCATTAGGCCTGGATATGGCGCTTGGCGTCGGTGGCTATCCAAAGGGCCGCGTTATTGAAATCTACGGACCTGAATCCAGTGGTAAAACCACGTTGACACTGCACGCAATTGCAGAAGTTCAGAAAAAAGGCGGCACCGCAGCATTTATCGATGCAGAACACGCACTCGACGTGAACTACGCACGTAAACTCGGCGTACGCACCGAAGACCTACTTATCTCTCAACCTGACACCGGTGAGCAAGCGCTTGAAATCGCTGACATGCTCGTTCGTTCTGGCGCTGTGGACTTGGTTGTTGTCGACTCCGTGGCAGCTTTGGTTCCTAAAGCTGAAATCGAAGGCGAAATGGGCGATTCACATATGGGTCTACAAGCTCGTTTGATGAGCCAAGCCTTGCGTAAACTAACCGGTACGATTTCAAGAAGCGGCACCACGATCATCTTTATTAACCAATTGCGTATGAAGATTGGCGTGATGTTCGGCAGCCCAGAAACCACCACCGGTGGTAACGCATTGAAGTTCTACGCTTCAGTCCGTTTGGATATCCGCCGCATCGGCGCCATCAAAAATGGCGAGCAAATGATCGGTAACAGAACCCGCGTCAAAGTCGTCAAAAACAAAGTGGCCCCGCCGTTTAGAGAAGTTGAATTCGACATCTTGTACGGACAAGGCATCTTGAAAGAAGGCGAAATCATCGATCTTGGCGTTGATCTAAACATCATCGACAAGAGCGGTTCATGGCTTTCTTATGGCGGTCAAAAAATCGGCCAAGGCAGAGACAATGCACGCGCTTATTTCGCAGAAAATCCAGCCATGTTGGCCGAGATCGAAGCCAAAATCCGCGCTCAACACGTGACAGCCAATACACCTAAGCCAAAAGCAAACGGTGCTGGCCCTGTAGAAGCTTTGGCGTAA
- a CDS encoding ankyrin repeat domain-containing protein: MRYLLIFLCLALNASTVPSTEPASEAEESRFPYYIAFITGAVGQALSIVTATIGHQAIRSRVPRIESSACYTFVAQPLLIYQLSETLSPLWQTPQEALESVVLGSLNNTQSTNEGHLRGKQLVSYSYYIWHFGTAIKRFFQWNVFNQLSGVMVQTENNPMREDPTAPTAAEPNVVPPDEIRPEHQAAQLQKWDLVKALVDKGVDPSQTFSYSVVMDRVGRHHEVAAERLEGNEAPQSTSQDLSDSTVEHVVAVEPSVHDLLTKPGKLSEHLTPLILAPEVLLERLQRIYLSKDASHESLSTLNLKQLTEIHQTFKKVYDRQASSSKLRLVKNLLLKPDFRSVEGCLSSLMRSVQVVKESKINPQVFRAFESFDFDLVRELLNSGADPNQTFPSTHPDYPGLSLLQIAIQRTDRGLIQDLLDKGANPNQTFPSTHRDYPGLSLVQAAATAGKWDLVEALLAKGADYLGLSLLQVAAQWSNWDLVSELLDKGADPNQTFPSTSKKFSNLSLLQAAALIDKLDLVIDLLEKGANPNQNFPSTLSAYLDLSLLQVATQSSNWDLVKALLDNGADLNQPFPSTHRAYPGLSLLQVAAQQSNWDLVKLLIDKGADLNQAFPSTHIYYPGLSLLEVVVELKEFNLVKVLVDKGADPNHTFPSTHRYYPGLSLLQVAAQSSKWDLAIHLVDKVANPNQTFPSTHRDYPGLSLVQIAAQLLDWDLVGVLAGKGVDLNQAFPSTHRYYPGLSLLQVATIRARRDLVKILVEKGAKLSLWPFIRTNEQSFIAPEPLELKPLTTEERAKVGMGEKDFGIRESVHALVSNIFPDSDEVITLPDVPNMSFTIQQFFAGAAVNDWYTGGVWPFLQSVSDRMPIPGAPNRDTAPEEFNRFYDVMFNRLQRIMVLLHDEKIEHSLKQAALINLFEGTLYCGTRRFQETGIALALLDPETGNNLSGAHSKVQNLLYEQRVHAFQKALPDGNVHTYNAYMKELGESYGVALPGANYPDPLGGSVDSAQFKKDFEENYNSRTIAERLYASARNPSEIAPSVIPELLADMAPRFSKANELSLLKAKIRFSAEEQDRLRSLTDRRQQVSQVKQRAGVNKNEDFPESLKRPLTKSEEDELELLFARDEKSGEELAKMKELAHRSQVVEVLALQLTEAENKALLALERRSTRGEMTDAEFAQYETLLKEKDEEIEQFMEAVLDGSGFPTKDGVICVLLGLRVFKPKVYSGVYAGLSFPPLVQRWIEQRKSELSMAEPGSDRHKAISEWLNFR; encoded by the coding sequence GTGCGTTATTTATTAATATTTTTATGTCTAGCTCTTAATGCTTCTACCGTACCAAGCACTGAACCGGCTTCAGAGGCTGAAGAATCGCGTTTTCCATATTACATTGCTTTTATCACTGGCGCGGTTGGGCAGGCGTTAAGCATTGTCACTGCCACGATAGGCCATCAAGCTATCCGGTCGCGAGTGCCTAGGATTGAATCGTCAGCTTGCTACACTTTCGTAGCGCAACCGTTGCTCATTTATCAACTCTCCGAAACGCTCAGCCCTCTATGGCAAACACCACAAGAAGCTTTGGAGTCAGTTGTTCTAGGAAGCTTGAACAATACCCAAAGCACTAACGAAGGGCACCTACGAGGAAAACAATTAGTCTCATATTCCTACTATATTTGGCATTTCGGAACGGCAATAAAACGATTCTTTCAATGGAACGTCTTTAACCAACTGTCTGGTGTCATGGTGCAGACGGAGAATAATCCTATGAGAGAGGATCCAACTGCTCCGACGGCAGCTGAGCCTAACGTTGTCCCACCAGACGAAATTCGCCCAGAACATCAAGCTGCTCAGCTGCAAAAATGGGATTTGGTCAAAGCATTAGTTGATAAGGGAGTTGATCCGAGCCAGACTTTTTCATACTCTGTTGTAATGGATAGAGTAGGTCGCCATCATGAAGTGGCAGCTGAGAGGTTAGAGGGCAATGAGGCACCCCAATCAACAAGCCAGGATTTGAGTGATTCTACTGTTGAGCACGTAGTTGCGGTAGAACCATCGGTGCATGACCTGTTGACCAAGCCGGGAAAGTTATCAGAGCATTTGACGCCTTTAATTTTAGCCCCAGAAGTTTTGTTAGAAAGATTGCAGAGAATCTACCTTTCAAAAGATGCTTCACATGAATCGTTGTCTACCTTAAATCTGAAGCAGTTAACGGAAATCCACCAAACCTTCAAAAAGGTATATGATAGACAGGCTAGTAGCTCTAAATTGCGTTTAGTTAAAAATCTTTTGTTGAAGCCTGACTTTAGGTCTGTTGAAGGTTGTCTTTCATCGTTGATGCGCTCGGTACAGGTAGTCAAAGAGTCTAAAATTAACCCCCAAGTCTTTCGCGCATTTGAATCCTTTGACTTCGATTTGGTCAGAGAATTGCTAAATAGTGGCGCCGATCCGAACCAGACTTTTCCGTCGACTCATCCGGACTATCCTGGTTTATCACTGCTTCAGATTGCTATTCAGCGAACAGACAGGGGTTTGATCCAAGATTTGCTGGATAAAGGTGCCAATCCGAACCAAACTTTTCCGTCCACCCATCGTGACTATCCCGGTTTATCGCTGGTTCAAGCGGCTGCTACGGCAGGTAAATGGGATTTGGTTGAAGCATTGTTGGCTAAAGGCGCCGACTATCTCGGTTTATCGCTGCTCCAAGTTGCTGCTCAGTGGTCAAATTGGGATTTGGTCAGCGAGTTGCTGGATAAAGGCGCTGATCCGAACCAGACTTTTCCATCAACAAGTAAAAAATTTTCAAATCTATCGCTGCTTCAAGCCGCAGCTTTGATTGACAAATTGGATTTGGTTATAGATTTGCTGGAAAAAGGCGCCAATCCGAACCAAAATTTTCCATCCACCCTTAGTGCTTATCTCGATTTATCACTGCTTCAAGTTGCTACCCAGTCGTCAAACTGGGATTTGGTCAAAGCATTGCTGGATAATGGCGCCGACCTAAACCAGCCTTTTCCATCCACCCATAGAGCCTATCCTGGTTTATCGCTGCTTCAGGTTGCTGCCCAGCAGTCTAACTGGGATTTGGTCAAATTATTAATTGATAAAGGCGCCGACCTGAACCAAGCTTTTCCATCCACCCATATATATTATCCTGGTTTATCACTGCTCGAGGTTGTTGTTGAGCTAAAAGAATTCAATTTGGTCAAGGTATTGGTTGATAAAGGCGCCGATCCGAACCACACTTTTCCATCCACCCATAGATACTATCCTGGTTTATCACTGCTTCAGGTTGCTGCTCAATCATCCAAATGGGATTTAGCCATACATTTGGTAGATAAGGTCGCCAATCCGAACCAAACTTTTCCGTCCACCCATCGTGACTATCCCGGTTTATCGCTGGTTCAAATTGCTGCTCAATTGTTAGATTGGGATTTGGTCGGAGTATTGGCTGGTAAAGGTGTCGATCTGAACCAAGCTTTTCCGTCCACCCATAGATACTATCCTGGTTTATCACTGCTTCAAGTTGCTACTATTCGCGCACGCCGGGATTTGGTCAAAATATTGGTTGAAAAAGGCGCTAAGCTTTCTTTGTGGCCTTTTATTAGAACTAACGAGCAAAGTTTTATTGCGCCTGAACCCTTGGAACTGAAGCCTCTGACAACGGAGGAAAGAGCTAAAGTTGGAATGGGTGAAAAGGATTTTGGTATCCGTGAAAGTGTTCACGCTTTAGTTTCAAATATTTTCCCAGACTCCGATGAGGTCATTACGTTACCTGATGTACCTAACATGAGCTTCACCATCCAACAATTTTTCGCTGGAGCGGCCGTAAATGATTGGTATACGGGTGGCGTTTGGCCATTCTTGCAAAGTGTTAGTGATAGAATGCCAATCCCCGGTGCCCCAAATCGAGATACTGCACCGGAGGAGTTTAATCGTTTCTATGATGTAATGTTTAATCGATTGCAGCGTATCATGGTGCTATTACATGATGAAAAAATTGAGCACAGTTTAAAACAAGCCGCTTTAATTAATTTATTCGAAGGAACCCTTTATTGTGGTACTAGGCGCTTTCAAGAGACTGGCATTGCATTGGCATTATTGGATCCTGAAACGGGCAACAACTTGTCTGGCGCTCATTCTAAAGTCCAAAATTTGCTTTATGAGCAGCGAGTACATGCATTTCAGAAGGCTTTACCTGACGGCAATGTGCATACTTATAACGCTTATATGAAGGAATTGGGAGAATCCTATGGTGTTGCTTTGCCCGGCGCTAATTATCCTGACCCCTTGGGTGGTAGTGTAGATTCAGCACAGTTTAAAAAAGACTTTGAAGAAAATTATAACTCTCGGACTATCGCCGAGCGCTTATATGCAAGTGCAAGAAATCCGTCAGAGATTGCGCCGAGTGTGATTCCGGAGTTATTGGCGGATATGGCACCTAGGTTTAGTAAGGCGAATGAACTTTCTCTCTTAAAAGCAAAAATTAGGTTTTCTGCTGAAGAGCAAGATAGACTTCGATCGTTAACCGATCGTAGACAACAAGTCAGCCAAGTCAAACAACGGGCCGGAGTTAACAAAAACGAAGATTTTCCTGAATCATTAAAACGGCCTTTGACCAAGTCAGAAGAGGATGAATTGGAATTATTGTTTGCTAGAGATGAAAAATCCGGTGAGGAGCTAGCAAAGATGAAAGAGTTGGCACACCGCTCTCAAGTTGTAGAAGTTTTAGCACTGCAGCTAACAGAGGCAGAAAATAAGGCGCTTTTGGCTTTAGAGAGGCGATCTACTCGTGGTGAGATGACCGACGCAGAATTTGCTCAATATGAAACACTATTAAAAGAGAAAGATGAAGAAATTGAGCAATTTATGGAGGCGGTTCTAGATGGCAGTGGTTTTCCGACGAAGGACGGTGTAATATGTGTCCTTTTAGGGCTTCGGGTGTTTAAACCAAAAGTATATAGTGGAGTCTATGCTGGTTTATCATTTCCTCCCTTGGTCCAGCGGTGGATTGAGCAGCGAAAGTCTGAACTATCTATGGCTGAGCCAGGCAGCGATAGACATAAAGCGATTTCTGAATGGTTAAATTTTAGATAA
- the dnaE gene encoding DNA polymerase III subunit alpha, with protein sequence MPKFGKLNSFMSVNDFAHLHLHTQYSFLDGAIRIKDLVKKVSELGMKQVAVTDHGNMFGALDFYNQARAAGIKPIMGMEAYVTGKAKYTDKVRENFHLVLLAESDIGYDNLRKLSSKAFCEGKYFYPRVDKDLLYEHREGIIASTACLGGEVGKKCAKEDLDGAREAVREFKRIYGPDHFFLEVQPNGIDIQNRVNAHLAEMATSEGLRLIATNDCHYVNREEHDAQNILMAIRQQKAWDDPTLHKHETDAFYIRSGQEMWDLLKSDFAKAFETACEVGARCKVDMKLGKTFLPSFPIPQGHQDEADFLRHLAVQGLLRRFKEFPYPVDQDQYLARLNLELDVIIRMGFSGYFLIVQDFINWAKDGRIRVGPGRGSGAGSLVAYAVRITDIDPIPYNLLFERFLNPERVSMPDFDIDFMQERRGEVIQYVTDRYGKDHVGQIATYSGLNPKSAVKDVARTLGIPFSEINELTKPMPLLIDGQKPDLDEALEYAPKLKEKARQDPVYQRILDTARVLEGLYRQVGMHAAGIVIGDKPLVEYVPIFQGQHGEFITQFDKDKVEYAGLVKFDFLGLKTLDVITHAEDLVNERLRREGKPELNVELLSPNAPESKKVYELIASGDTLGVFQVESGGFQDLCRRLKPDCFEDIIAAGALYRPGPMQSGMVDDFVDRKHGRKKVIYPHPSLEAILKPTYGTFVYQEQVLLAAQVLAGYSLGTADLLRRAMGKKKFEEMQKQRADFISGAQKNGVDGDQAAGIFDSIEKFAGYGFNKSHAAAYAMITYQTAYLKCYFPVEFMAALLTTSSDSTGDVVKYIQEARSSGIEVLPPDINASSRKFTVDEGRIRFGLEAIKGLGDAALEVILETRQKDGPFKNLFQMCEQVPLQKINKKVLEALTKSGGFDGFGRPRKQLFLAVEKAIASAQKSQKDKERGQTSLFGALETESTEVYESCKEWPEKEKLNFERETLGFYLSGHPLDRYQSEAKRLGVLATAQLTSAKHLESVQVMGIVAELKERVLKSGEGRWAVVTLEDNFGRVEVLAFNKSYAEHEALLKSKEPLLIKGRILIDDIDDDGHVGMPKMRLESVTMLSKAQEEKTRFVDITLTSDASDLLKAVQTLCEQHRGQKPMRLIFEHPEGFNTYMICGDHIRVEASDTFLAQLENLSGVKKAVRTSV encoded by the coding sequence ATGCCTAAGTTTGGCAAGCTGAACTCCTTCATGTCAGTCAACGATTTCGCACATTTGCATTTGCATACTCAGTATTCGTTTCTAGATGGTGCGATCCGTATTAAAGATTTGGTCAAAAAAGTGAGCGAGCTTGGCATGAAACAAGTCGCTGTGACTGACCACGGCAACATGTTTGGTGCTTTAGATTTCTACAATCAAGCGCGTGCTGCTGGGATCAAACCGATCATGGGTATGGAAGCCTATGTAACGGGCAAGGCAAAATACACCGATAAAGTTCGTGAGAACTTCCATTTGGTGCTGCTGGCTGAGAGCGATATCGGCTACGACAACCTACGAAAATTATCTTCCAAAGCCTTCTGCGAAGGTAAGTATTTTTACCCTCGAGTCGACAAAGATCTGCTTTACGAGCATCGCGAAGGCATTATTGCCTCCACCGCCTGCTTGGGCGGTGAAGTAGGCAAAAAGTGTGCCAAAGAAGACTTGGATGGCGCGCGGGAAGCCGTTCGCGAGTTCAAGCGGATTTACGGGCCGGACCACTTTTTCTTGGAAGTCCAGCCCAATGGCATCGATATTCAAAATCGCGTGAATGCCCATTTGGCCGAAATGGCAACCAGCGAGGGCCTTAGGCTCATCGCCACCAACGACTGCCATTATGTGAACCGGGAAGAGCATGATGCCCAAAATATTTTGATGGCCATCCGCCAACAAAAAGCCTGGGACGATCCAACCCTTCACAAGCACGAGACTGATGCGTTCTACATCCGTTCTGGCCAGGAAATGTGGGATTTATTGAAGTCCGATTTCGCCAAAGCGTTCGAAACCGCCTGTGAAGTAGGCGCTCGCTGCAAAGTAGACATGAAACTGGGCAAAACTTTTTTGCCGAGCTTTCCAATTCCTCAAGGCCATCAAGATGAAGCCGATTTTTTAAGGCATTTAGCGGTTCAAGGGTTATTGCGCCGTTTTAAAGAGTTCCCGTATCCAGTCGATCAAGATCAATATTTGGCCAGGCTTAATCTTGAGTTGGATGTTATTATCCGCATGGGATTTTCTGGCTACTTTCTCATTGTTCAGGACTTTATTAACTGGGCTAAAGATGGTCGTATTCGTGTGGGTCCCGGCCGAGGTTCAGGTGCTGGAAGTTTGGTGGCTTATGCTGTGCGCATTACGGACATAGATCCGATTCCTTATAATTTGCTCTTTGAACGCTTTTTGAATCCAGAGCGAGTTTCCATGCCCGACTTCGACATCGATTTCATGCAAGAGCGCCGCGGCGAAGTGATTCAATATGTAACCGATCGCTATGGCAAAGACCACGTCGGTCAGATTGCGACGTATTCGGGCCTCAATCCCAAAAGCGCGGTGAAAGACGTTGCCAGAACGCTGGGTATTCCATTTTCGGAAATCAACGAACTGACCAAACCGATGCCGCTCCTCATTGACGGTCAAAAACCTGATTTAGATGAAGCGCTTGAATATGCGCCGAAGCTTAAAGAGAAAGCGCGCCAAGATCCGGTTTACCAGCGTATTTTGGATACTGCTCGAGTCTTGGAAGGCTTGTACCGCCAGGTAGGTATGCATGCCGCCGGCATTGTCATTGGCGATAAACCGCTGGTTGAGTACGTGCCGATTTTCCAAGGTCAGCATGGCGAATTTATTACTCAGTTCGACAAAGACAAAGTCGAATATGCAGGTCTCGTTAAGTTCGACTTTTTGGGGCTTAAGACACTCGATGTTATCACCCATGCCGAGGATCTGGTTAACGAGCGATTAAGACGAGAAGGCAAGCCTGAATTAAACGTTGAGCTTTTATCGCCCAACGCGCCTGAGTCCAAAAAAGTCTACGAACTAATTGCCTCTGGTGACACGCTGGGCGTGTTCCAGGTAGAATCCGGCGGTTTTCAAGATTTGTGTCGAAGGCTAAAGCCTGACTGTTTCGAAGATATTATTGCTGCAGGCGCTCTCTATCGACCAGGACCGATGCAGTCCGGGATGGTAGATGATTTCGTTGATAGAAAGCACGGCCGTAAAAAAGTTATCTATCCGCATCCATCGTTGGAAGCGATTCTAAAACCAACTTACGGAACTTTCGTTTACCAAGAGCAAGTCTTATTGGCCGCTCAGGTTTTAGCCGGCTATAGTTTAGGCACCGCAGATTTACTCAGACGCGCGATGGGTAAGAAGAAATTCGAGGAGATGCAAAAGCAGCGCGCAGATTTCATCTCTGGTGCTCAGAAAAACGGCGTGGATGGTGACCAAGCGGCTGGTATTTTCGATTCGATCGAGAAGTTCGCTGGTTACGGCTTCAACAAGAGCCATGCTGCTGCCTATGCGATGATTACTTATCAGACAGCCTATTTGAAATGCTACTTCCCGGTTGAGTTCATGGCAGCGCTGCTCACCACCTCTTCTGATTCCACAGGCGATGTGGTGAAGTATATCCAAGAAGCTAGAAGCTCCGGTATCGAAGTTTTGCCGCCTGATATTAACGCCTCGTCGAGAAAATTCACTGTCGATGAAGGCCGCATTCGATTCGGCTTGGAAGCGATCAAAGGTTTGGGCGATGCCGCGTTGGAGGTGATTTTAGAAACGCGCCAAAAAGATGGCCCGTTCAAAAATCTCTTTCAAATGTGCGAGCAAGTGCCTCTACAAAAGATTAACAAGAAGGTTTTAGAAGCCCTGACCAAATCGGGCGGCTTCGATGGCTTCGGCAGGCCCAGAAAGCAGCTATTTTTAGCCGTGGAAAAAGCGATTGCCTCCGCACAGAAATCCCAAAAAGACAAAGAGCGTGGTCAGACATCTTTGTTCGGCGCCTTAGAAACCGAAAGCACCGAAGTCTACGAGTCATGCAAAGAATGGCCTGAGAAAGAAAAGCTCAACTTCGAGCGCGAAACTTTAGGCTTTTATTTGTCGGGCCATCCTTTAGATCGGTACCAATCTGAAGCCAAACGCCTAGGAGTGTTAGCTACAGCGCAACTCACCAGTGCGAAGCATTTAGAGTCCGTTCAAGTCATGGGCATCGTGGCCGAGCTAAAAGAACGCGTCCTCAAAAGCGGCGAGGGCCGCTGGGCCGTGGTGACTTTAGAAGATAACTTCGGGCGCGTGGAAGTCTTGGCGTTCAATAAATCCTACGCAGAGCATGAAGCCTTGCTTAAAAGTAAAGAGCCTCTCTTAATTAAGGGTCGAATCTTAATCGATGATATCGACGATGACGGCCACGTTGGCATGCCCAAGATGCGCCTTGAAAGCGTGACCATGCTTTCTAAGGCTCAGGAAGAAAAGACACGCTTTGTAGATATAACGCTTACTTCCGATGCATCCGACTTGCTTAAAGCGGTACAAACTTTGTGCGAGCAACATCGCGGTCAAAAGCCGATGAGGCTTATTTTTGAGCACCCGGAAGGGTTCAATACCTATATGATATGCGGCGACCATATCCGCGTGGAAGCGTCGGATACCTTTTTGGCTCAACTGGAAAATCTCAGTGGCGTGAAGAAGGCTGTTCGGACGAGTGTTTAG
- a CDS encoding exodeoxyribonuclease III, whose protein sequence is MRIYSWNVNGIRAATKNGFAEWLNTCGGDIIGLQEVRAFPEQIPAHVREVPGYFSHFSAAKKPGYSGVGLYTKQKPDLIETSLGVEEFDNEGRVQIAHFPEFIIANIYFPNGQGKNNDNSRIPFKIAFYQKLFEKLDALNQAGKKIFVMGDYNTAHRSIDIARPKQNEGTSGFTAEERAEFDRVLALGWTDTFRHFSSEPNQYSWWSQRAGARTRNVGWRIDYVLASKAAMSLVKGAFIHPHILGSDHCPVGIDL, encoded by the coding sequence ATGCGTATCTATTCTTGGAACGTGAATGGCATCAGAGCCGCGACCAAAAACGGCTTCGCCGAATGGCTAAACACCTGCGGCGGAGATATCATTGGCCTCCAAGAAGTACGCGCTTTCCCCGAACAAATCCCTGCTCATGTGCGAGAAGTACCTGGTTACTTCTCGCATTTTTCCGCAGCCAAAAAACCTGGCTACAGCGGTGTTGGTTTATACACCAAACAAAAACCAGACCTCATTGAAACCTCTTTAGGCGTAGAAGAATTCGACAACGAAGGCCGAGTTCAAATTGCCCATTTCCCCGAATTTATCATAGCCAATATTTACTTCCCGAACGGCCAAGGCAAAAACAACGACAACAGCCGCATCCCGTTCAAAATTGCTTTCTATCAAAAACTTTTCGAAAAGCTCGATGCCTTAAATCAAGCTGGCAAAAAGATTTTCGTCATGGGCGATTACAACACCGCCCACCGTTCAATCGACATCGCCAGACCCAAGCAAAACGAAGGCACCAGCGGCTTCACCGCAGAAGAGCGCGCCGAATTTGACAGAGTTCTAGCCCTAGGCTGGACCGACACCTTCAGACATTTTTCGTCGGAGCCAAACCAATACTCATGGTGGAGCCAACGCGCCGGCGCCAGAACCAGAAACGTAGGCTGGAGAATCGACTACGTGCTAGCGTCCAAAGCGGCGATGTCGCTCGTCAAAGGCGCGTTCATTCATCCGCATATCTTAGGTTCCGACCACTGCCCCGTCGGCATCGACCTTTAA
- a CDS encoding alpha/beta hydrolase: MKRKCSLELQSKVTAKDGTQLFVRVIQQPSAMGRIPLILNDGLGCDGFAWKYFIDYFQHQHPIIHWHYRGHGHSDVPEDLNSINIEQLAADSITILDDLGIQRAILCGHSMGVQVALETFNLQPHRFEAMVLLCGSYEHPLETWHGPARRDASPTLMNRAMKSIFPAVYQKTQQHKTLLQPLWSILMNTDIPYRFAMLSEVNRHLIKKEDFTPYFEHLSGMQAHVFMQTLKAYSEHSGRHILDKIDKPALIICGGKDTFSPHWVSLEMHHAIDNSELLFIPDGTHCAPIEHPELIQLRIEKFLWPHLMQALNSSCRNTTDTSTHEHASRRLRATANS, from the coding sequence TTGAAACGCAAATGCAGTTTAGAGCTTCAAAGCAAAGTGACAGCGAAAGACGGAACGCAATTATTCGTCCGAGTAATTCAGCAACCGTCTGCCATGGGTCGGATTCCTTTGATTTTGAACGACGGCCTAGGCTGTGATGGTTTTGCGTGGAAATATTTTATCGACTACTTTCAGCACCAACACCCAATTATTCATTGGCATTACCGAGGGCATGGGCATTCGGATGTGCCGGAAGATTTGAACTCCATTAATATTGAACAATTGGCTGCGGACAGTATCACGATTCTAGACGACTTAGGGATCCAAAGGGCCATTCTCTGTGGGCATTCCATGGGTGTGCAAGTCGCACTGGAAACTTTCAATTTGCAACCCCATCGTTTCGAAGCGATGGTATTGCTATGTGGCAGCTACGAGCATCCGCTAGAGACATGGCATGGACCGGCGAGAAGAGATGCGTCCCCTACCCTCATGAACCGGGCCATGAAATCGATTTTTCCAGCGGTTTATCAAAAGACTCAGCAACATAAAACACTGTTGCAGCCTCTATGGTCTATCCTGATGAACACGGATATTCCCTATCGCTTTGCAATGCTTTCCGAAGTGAATCGGCATCTGATCAAAAAAGAAGATTTTACACCCTATTTTGAGCATCTTAGCGGCATGCAGGCGCATGTTTTCATGCAAACACTGAAAGCTTATTCGGAGCACAGTGGCCGTCATATTTTAGATAAGATTGATAAGCCGGCTTTAATTATTTGCGGGGGTAAAGACACTTTCTCACCTCATTGGGTATCTTTGGAAATGCATCACGCGATTGACAATAGTGAGCTATTGTTTATTCCAGACGGCACGCATTGTGCTCCGATCGAGCACCCCGAACTTATCCAACTTAGAATCGAGAAATTTTTATGGCCACATCTTATGCAAGCGTTAAACAGTTCATGCAGGAACACTACCGACACTTCAACGCACGAACATGCGTCGAGGCGGCTGAGAGCTACTGCGAACAGCTAA